The sequence below is a genomic window from Shinella zoogloeoides.
TCGTGGAGGAGAAGGTCGAGAAGCTGATGCAGCAGCAGCTTGCGCTTTCCCAGCGCCACGGCAAGCTCGACGCCCTTCTCACCCGCGCCGAAGGCGGCGGCGTCGAGGCAACGGATACCGTGCCCCTGCCGGACGAAAAGCCTGTCACCGATGGACGCCGCGCGGACGCCGCCGGCGCCATAAACGCCATCATGGGCATGACAGGCAGCGCGCCGCAGAAGACGAAGCAGCTCGCCTATGCGGCGCCGGGCGAATCGGTCGCCGACCGTGCCGACCGGCTGTTCTCCAAGGTCACGCTGTCGCTGAAGGACCTGGAACACGAGCAGATCGGCCGGATCCAGTCGCTGACGGCCGGCGCCTCGGAAACGGCGGATGCCATCCAGACCATTTTGCGCCGCAGTGGGTTCGACGTCACCGAGCAGGCGTCCGCCGAGGGCGATTCGGATACGGCGATCGGCGGCCCCTTCGTGGAGCCCGCCGCCTTCACCGATCCCTTCGAGAATTCGATCAACGACCTCGATATCGCACTGGAACGTCTCGACACGGCGCGCCGCACCGCGCGCAAGCTGCCGTTCGGCAATCCCCTGCCCGGCAGCAGCATCACCAGCCGTTTCGGCAACCGTACCGATCCCTTCCTCGGCCGTCTCGCGCTGCACGCAGGCATAGATTTCCGCGCCAGCACCGGCACGCAGATCCGCTCCACCGGCGCGGGCACGGTCATCGTCGCCGGCCGCACCGGCGGCTACGGCAACATGGTCGAGATCGACCACGGCGACGGCCTGACGACGCGCTTCGCCCATCTTTCCAGCGTGTCGGTCAAGGTCGGCGACCATGTCGAGGCCAACGATCCGGTCGGCCTTTCCGGCACGACGGGCCGCTCGACAGGCCCCCATCTTCACTACGAAGTACGCCGCAACGGCAAGGCCATCGACCCGATGCGCTTCCTCACGGCGGGCATGAAGTTGACGACCTACATGGATTGACGTAACGCAAGGCCGGGCGCCTTCGTATGACAAATTTGTCCGCTACAAAGTTCAAATCACTTGCGGATTCACCAAATTCACTGATTTCCTTGACTTTCCGGCACTTTCGGCATATTTGCGCTCCATCCTCGCGGCCATGTGGCTGCTGAACCCCTAGCGTTCGCAAGAACCGGAACGGAAACTGTTTTCCCTTTGACCACTTTTGCTGATCTTGGCCTGAGCCCGAAAGTCCTGTCCGCAGTCACCGACTCGGGTTACACCATCCCGACCCCGATCCAGGCTGGCGCCATTCCCCCGGCGCTCTCGCGGCGCGACATCCTGGGCATCGCCCAGACGGGCACCGGCAAGACCGCCTCCTTCGTGCTGCCGATGCTGACGCTGCTCGAAAAGGGCCGCGCCCGGGCCCGCATGCCCCGCACGCTCATCCTCGAGCCGACGCGCGAACTCGCCGCGCAGGTCGCCGAGAACTTCGAGAAATACGGCAAGAACCATAAGCTGAACGTCGCGCTGCTCATCGGCGGCGTCTCCTTCGACGAGCAGGACCGCAAGCTGGAGCGCGGCGCCGACGTGCTGATCTGCACACCCGGCCGCCTGCTCGACCATTGCGAGCGCGGCAAGCTGCTGATGACGGGCGTCGAGATCCTCGTCATCGACGAAGCCGATCGCATGCTCGACATGGGCTTCATCCCGGATATCGAGCGCATCGCCAAGCTCATCCCCTTTACCCGCCAGACGCTGTTCTTCTCGGCCACCATGCCGCCGGAAATCCAGAAGCTGGCCGACCGCTTCCTGCAGAACCCCGAGCGGATCGAGGTGGCGCCGCCCTCCTCCACCGCCAAGACGGTGACGCAGCGCTTCGTCGCCACCCACGGCAAGGACTACGAGAAGCGCGCGACGCTGCGCGACCTCATCCGCGCGCAGGACGACCTGAAGAACGCGATCATCTTCTGCAACCGCAAGGTCGACGTCGCCGACCTCTTCCGTTCGCTCGACCGCCACGGCTTCTCCGTCGGCGCGCTGCATGGCGACATGGACCAGCGGGCCCGCACGACCATGCTGGCCAACTTCAAGGAAAACAAGCTGACGCTTCTGGTGGCTTCCGACGTCGCGGCCCGCGGCCTCGACATCCCGGACGTCAGCCACGTCTTCAACTTCGACGTCCCGATCCATGCCGAGGACTATGTCCACCGCATCGGCCGCACCGGCCGTGCCGGCCGCTCGGGCGCAGCCTTCACCCTTGTATCCAAGCGCGACGGAAAGTTCGTCGACGCCATCGAAAAGCTGATCGACCAGAAGGTCGAATGGCTGAGCGGCGGCATCGAGGACCTGCCGCAGCAGGCCGAGAGCGAGGAGCGTGAACGCCCCCGCGGCGGCCGTGATCGCGGTGGTCGTGACCGCGACCGTGATCGTTCGCGCGGCCGTGGAAAGAGTGAAACCCGCGTAGCGGAAACCCGCATCGAGACCAGCGAGACCGAAGAGAAGGTGGACGTCGTGAAAGCTGAACGCAAGGCGGAAGGGCGGCCGC
It includes:
- a CDS encoding M23 family metallopeptidase, encoding MAERPENRIFGKRAQRHVVILASGDKIRHMTIRPWMAAVSFCFAGMFTIGYLAATSYLVLRDDLIGATMARQARMQHDYEDRISALRAQVDRVTSRQLLDQQVVEEKVEKLMQQQLALSQRHGKLDALLTRAEGGGVEATDTVPLPDEKPVTDGRRADAAGAINAIMGMTGSAPQKTKQLAYAAPGESVADRADRLFSKVTLSLKDLEHEQIGRIQSLTAGASETADAIQTILRRSGFDVTEQASAEGDSDTAIGGPFVEPAAFTDPFENSINDLDIALERLDTARRTARKLPFGNPLPGSSITSRFGNRTDPFLGRLALHAGIDFRASTGTQIRSTGAGTVIVAGRTGGYGNMVEIDHGDGLTTRFAHLSSVSVKVGDHVEANDPVGLSGTTGRSTGPHLHYEVRRNGKAIDPMRFLTAGMKLTTYMD
- a CDS encoding DEAD/DEAH box helicase, giving the protein MTTFADLGLSPKVLSAVTDSGYTIPTPIQAGAIPPALSRRDILGIAQTGTGKTASFVLPMLTLLEKGRARARMPRTLILEPTRELAAQVAENFEKYGKNHKLNVALLIGGVSFDEQDRKLERGADVLICTPGRLLDHCERGKLLMTGVEILVIDEADRMLDMGFIPDIERIAKLIPFTRQTLFFSATMPPEIQKLADRFLQNPERIEVAPPSSTAKTVTQRFVATHGKDYEKRATLRDLIRAQDDLKNAIIFCNRKVDVADLFRSLDRHGFSVGALHGDMDQRARTTMLANFKENKLTLLVASDVAARGLDIPDVSHVFNFDVPIHAEDYVHRIGRTGRAGRSGAAFTLVSKRDGKFVDAIEKLIDQKVEWLSGGIEDLPQQAESEERERPRGGRDRGGRDRDRDRSRGRGKSETRVAETRIETSETEEKVDVVKAERKAEGRPQTPARNPRAANHAAPRPANDDSRDRRNRYRRDEDDGPTPLGFGEDVPAFMLIAGKA